The genomic region TCGCAATCGATGATCAGTCTCCAATCATATCGGCGGCCTCGCGGTTCACGCCCGAGGCCGCTTTTGTATGCCCCTCCTTGGCGGTCATGCGCCGGCCGGCCTGCCGATGGCCAGAGGCAAAGGCCAGCCGATGATCAGAGGCAGAGGCCAGCCAGGGCGCCTTGCAGCGCGATAGCCGGACCCGCGCCATCGGTTTTCGGCGTCAGTGCGATCTCTTCCGCCAACGCTCGGGATCAGAGCGGGTCCTGCCCGCCCTTGGCCACGCTGCGGCACAGGCAGAAAGCTGCGATGGAATACGGCAATCAGCACCTCGGCTGGATCGCCGCACGATGCCCTCAACAGCGCCGTCCTTGAGGATCTTGCGCGGGCCGTGGCCGAAACGCTGAACGCATGGCTGTCGGCAATAGGCTTTCCCGATCATCACGCGACAGTTGCCGAGATGGATGCAGAACGGCCGTGTCGCGGATGCGCTGAACCGCGCGGCCGTCAAGGCGGCAGTCGCAGACGAAACCGGCGCGAGCGGCGTGGTTACCGGGCGGTCGTCCTCCATGGACCGGCCCGGTCTAGCGCATGAACCAGCACCATCAAGGATGCCGCTGTCAAACGCTTCCACGACGACAGCCATGTCCAGTTGCGCAAACGCCTTGCCGATTTCATGGCGGCCTATAAATTCGCCCCCAGGCTCAAGACCTTTGACGGCCTCATGCCTTAGGAACACAGATTGCAAAATCTGGACTTCAGAACCAGACGGCTTCAACGTCAGCCGGCTCCGCCGAATACCGGGATTGAACACCTCGCCGCTTATACGGCGTCGCATCCGGCGTTCCGATAAATTCCTGTCCCGCGCTACTAGCACACCGCCTTGCGCCGACGCCTGACCGCAACCGTGCCGACTTGCTACGGCCATCAATGGGGCTGGAGCCCCAGGCCCTGTCCTCGCACGCCGGTTTTCGACAACCTGCTAGAGGCGCGCCGCCAGGTCCCGCACCCGTGCGGCATTGCTTTCGGCAATGCTTCCGTCCGGCTGCTGGAGGTTGTTCTCGAATCCGATCCTTGCCTTGCCGCCCTGGCGAAGCGTCTCCAGCAGGCATGCGGTCTCGTTCCGGCCGAAAGCGCACAGGCCCCAGTCCAGGGCCTGACCCGCAAGCATCGCCGCCCGGCGCGGGACCTCGGCAGGGTCCGAGACCTGGGCTTCGGAATAGCGGCCCAGCACGTGAAGGACCTGCGCGGGCCCCCCAGGGACGACGCCCTGGTCGCGCAGACGCAGGAAGTCGCGGCAGTCGTTCTCGTCATACAGGATATGCTGGACGTCGATCCCTTCGTCCGCGCAGAAGGCGAACAGATCGGCGGTCTGCCCGGTCTCGCCGTCTGCAAGCATTTCGCGCAGGGCGATCGAGACGTGGCGCGGCTTCAGGTCGCGAACCAGCGCCCGCTGCCGCGCGGCCGGATAGATGCCGGCCGACTCGGTGGTGACCTGGACGAAAAGGCCCGGAAAGGCGCGGTCGGTCTCGGCCAGCAATTCGCGATAGAGCCCGGCGTCGAGGCTGTGCCGGCCTTCGGCGTCGCGGACATGGGCATGCAGCCCGTCCGCCCCGGCCGCGACCGCCATCCGGGTTTCCTCGATCAGTTCGGCGACGGTCATCGGCAGGCGCGGGTGGTCGGCCTTGGTCCGGCGCGCCCCGTTCGGGGCCAGCATGATCCGGGGCAGGCGCATCAGCCGACCGCCGCGCGGATCGCGGCGGCGAGACGGTCGACGATCTGGTCGACCTCGTCCGGCTGGATGATATAGGGCGGCGCCAGCAGGACATGGTCGCCGCGGATGCCGTCGATGGTGCCGCCCATCGGATAGCACATCAGGCCGCGCGCCATCGCCTCGCGCTTGATTTTTGCGTGGGTTTTCAGCCCGGGATCCAGCGGCTGCTTGCTGTCGCGGTCGGCGACCAGCTCGACGCCGCAGAACAGCCCGCGCCCCCGGATGTCGCCGATGTTCGGATGCTCGCCGAGCGCGGCCTTCAGGCCCTCGCGCAGGCGCAGGCCCATGGCCTGCACGTTGTCCATCATGCCGGGCCGGGTCATGATCTCGACCACCTTGCCGGCGGCGGCGGCGGCGACCGGGTGGCCGATATAGGTGTGGCCGTGCTGGAACAGCCCCGAGCCGTCGCGGAAGGCGTCGTAGATCTTTGCCGACAGCAGCACCGCGCCGATGGGCTGGTAGCCGCCGCCCAGCCCCTTGGCGACGGTGACGATGTCGGGAACGACCCCCTCCTGCTCATGGGCGAAGATGGTGCCGGTGCGGCCCATGCCGCACATCACCTCGTCCAGGATCAGCAGCACGCCGTATCGGTCGCAGACCTCGCGGATGCGGCGGAAATAGCCCTCGACCGCCGGCACCGCGCCCAGGGTCGCGCCGACCACCGGCTCGGCCACGAAGGCGATGACCTGGTCCGCGCCGAGTTCGAGGATCTTGTCCTCGAGCTCCTGCGCCAGCCGCGCGGCGTAATCCTGCGCGGTCTCGTCCGGGCGCTGGTCGCGCCAGGCGTAGCAGGGCGAGACATGATGCGTTTCCGGCAGGATCGGCTGGAACTGCGCCCGCCGCCAGGCATTGCCGCCGGTCGCCAGCGCGCCGATGGTATTGCCGTGATAGCTTTGCCGCCGGGCGATGATGTGGCGGCGCTGCGGCTGGCCGATCTCGACGCAATACTGCCGCGCCATCTTCAGCGCCGCCTCGACCGCCTCAGAGCCGCCCGAGACCAGATAGACGTAGTCCAGCCCCTCGGGCGCCAGCTCGACCAGCCGGTCGGCCAGGCTTTCCGCCGCATCGGTGGTGAAGAACGAGGTATGGGCATAGGCGATGCGATCCATCTGCGCGCGCATTGCCTCCAGCACCTCGGCATTGCCATGGCCGATGCTGGTCACCGCGGCGCCGCCCGAGCCGTCGATATAGCGCCGGCCGGCGGCGTCGGTGATATAAACGCCCTGGCCCGAAACCGCTCGGGGCAAGTCGGGGCCGATGCTGCGATGAAGAATGCGGGTCATGGTGCGTTCCTGGTGAATGCGGTGCCGTGCTCAGGAAGAAATAGCATTCCCACGAAGAATTGCAACAAATGGTTCTTTGAATCGCATGGAGATACGATTGTCTCATTGAGGCGAGGCATCCGGGGGAGGGCTCGTGAAGTGGCCGCTTCAACGGAAGGGCCGGCGGCCTCTTCCGCCGTCAGCCCTGTTGCGATGATCCGGCCGGGGGCGTTCCCAGGCGGATCACCTCGTCGGCGAGCGCCTCGGCCTCGGCGGTCGAATGGGTCACGAACAGGACGCCGCGCCGCGGCTCGGTCGCGACGGCCCGGCGCACTTCGTGCTGCATCCGCGCCCGCGCGGCGTCGTCCAGATTGGCGAAGGGTTCGTCCATCAGCAGTAGCGGCGCGGGGACCGCCAGGCTGCGGACCAGGGCGATGCGCTGCTGCATCCCCGAAGAAAGCTCCTCGGGATAGAGGTCTGCGGTATCGGACAGCCCGACGCGGGACAACAGCGCGGCGATGCGGTCGGCACGACCCCGCCGCGGCAGCACCAAGGCAAGGTTCTGCGCCACCGTGTGCCAGGGCAGCAGCCGCGGCTGCTGAAAGATCATCGCGGTATCGCGGCCCGGGCGCGGCGGTCGGCCGTCCACCAGCACCCGCCCGGCGGTGGGCGCCATCAGCCCCGCCACCAGGCGCAGAAGCGTGGTCTTGCCGCAGCCCGAGGGGCCAAGCACGACGCAGATCCGCCCCGCTTCCAGCGCGAAGGACAGGCCGCGCAGCACCTCGGGGCCGCCGGCGTAGCGGTGGCGCAGGTCCTCGACCTGTAGCAGCGGTCCGGCCATTTCAGCGCGAGACCGGATCGCCGAGGTCCGAGACCCCGATCCGCGCCAGCACCCGGTCCATCGGCGCGAAATCCATCCATTTGGCGGGATCGACGATCCAGCGGGTGTTCCGCTCCATCCCGTGGGAATACCAGGTCTGGGCATGCAGCAGCTCGTCGCGTTGCAGCCCGCCGTTCACGGTCCAGCTTGCGCGGTAATAGCCGGCAAGCTCGGTCAGGGTGGCGGGCGCGACGTCCGGGCGGGCGCGTTCCATCGCCGCCACCCACAGCGCCGGATCGCCGGCATAGTCGCGCGCGGCCAGCGTCAGTGCCTCCAGCACCCGGTCGAGATCCTGCGCGCGCCCGGCCAGGGTCGCCCGCGCCACCACGTTGACCTTGGAGACCACGGCGGCCGCCCTGAAATAATCCTCGACCCCGACCAGCAGCTGCAGCCCGTCGCGGTCGGGCAGCGACAGGTAGCTGCCGATCGACAGGGTGGTGGCGTCGATCCGTCCCGCCATCAGCGCCTGGCCGCGCACGGCGGGCTGGCCCAGCGGCACCTGCACCAGCGCGCCCAGGCTGACGCCTTTCGCGCCCAGCACCGCGGCGGACAGCGTCTGGTCCAGGCTGCCCGGCTGGCCGATGCCGAAGCGCGTCCCGGCCATGGTCCCCAGCGTCACCCCCTTGCGCGCCGCGATCACGAAGGGCAGCGCCTTGTCCGAGGAATGCACCGCGACGATGTCGTTCGCGCCCTCGGCATGCAGCGACAGCAGCGCCTCGACCGAGATATTCGCCATCTCGCCCTGGCCGGCCTGCAGGGCGGCGACCGCCATGGGCGTCTGGCGGACATGGACCAGTTCGACCTCGACCCCGGCGCGGTCGAAATAGTCCTCTTGCGCGGCAAGGTTCAGGACCGCGTTCGGCACCAGCGGCGTTTCCAGGTCGGTGACGATAATGCGAAAGGGATCGGCCGCGGCGGCGCCGGCCAGCAGGGCGAGAAGGGCGAGGATGCGCAGCATGGGACCTCAGGGAAACAGGCGCCGGCGGGCCGGGCGCGGGGTCAGAAGCAGTTCGGCCAGCGCCAGCAGGCCGGTGGTGCCGATGCCGATGCCGGCCAGCGTCAGCACGACGACCAGGTAAGGCCCCATGCGGAAGCTGTTGCCGTAAGAGATCAGCAGCGCGCCCAGCCCGGTCATCGACATATAGATATCGGCGATCACCGCCGTCACCAGACCCGTCGCGGCCCCGAGCCGCAGCCCGGCCATGACCGGATGCAGGGCCGAGGGCAGGGCGATGCGGATCAGCCGCCGCCAGGATCCGACGCCATGGGCGCGGGCCATCTCGACCAGCGCGGGATCGGTGCCGCGCATGCCGGTATAGCTGTTGATCAGGATCGGCATCACCGCGCCAAGCGCCACCATCGCCAGCTTGGCACCCGGCCCCAGCCCCAGCCACAGGATCGCCAGCGGCATCAGCGCGATCAGCGGCACCGCCGCCAGCGCGTTCAGATAGGGGTTCAGGCTGCGCCCCAGCAGCGGCACCGCCCCCAGCAGCAGGCCCGCCGGGATGCCGATCAGCGCCGCCAGCGCCAGCCCGCCCAGAAACACCGCCAGCGTATCGCCAAGCGCGCGGCCGTAGTCGTTGCGGTAGTCGTGCAGCATCTCGCCGAAGGCCTGCAGCGTCTCGGAGGGCGAGGCGAAGAAGCCGCGCGGCAGCACCTCTGCGCCCCAGGACCACAGCCCGAGGACCAGGAGCAGCACCAAGAGCCGCAGCCAGACATGCGTCGGGCGGCGGCCGAGCCAGCGCAGCGCCTCGGCGACGCCCCGGACCAGGTCCAGCGCCTCGGCCCGCAGGCGCTGCGGCAGCCGGGGCGGTTCTTCGGGTGGGGACATGGCGGGCCTCGCGGTGGGCCGCCCCGCGACGGGGGCGGCGACGCTCAGTTCGTCTCGGGCAGGGCGTAGGCGATGACGTAATCGCCCCGGTCCATCGACTGCCGCGCACCGCCGGCCGAGATCACGACATATTGCCGGCCGGTCTTGGGCGAGCGATAGCTCATCGGGCCGCCCTGGCTGCCGACGGGCAGGCGGGACTTCCAGATCTCCTGGCCGGTGGCGGCGTCCCAGGCCCGCAGGTAATAGTCCTGCGTCCCGGCCATGAACACCAGCCCGCCCTGCGTCGCCAGCGTGCCGCCCAGCGTGGGCAGGCCGACCGGGATCGGCAGGCGCATCTTGATGCCCAGCGGGCCGGTATCCCGAACCGTGCCGACCGGCACCTGCCAGGCGACGCTTCGCGTCTTCAGGTCCACCGCCGTCAGCGTGCCATAGGGCGGCTTCTGGCAGGGAATGCCCAGCGGCGACAGAAAGCGGTTCTTGACCACCGCATAGGGCGTGCCGCCCAGCGGAACCTGGCCCATGCCGACATTGGGCGATTCGCCGCCGTCGGACAGCGCGGCTTCGGCCTGTTGCGGCACCATCTGCACCCACAGACCCAGCCGCATGTCGTTGACGAACAGCAGGTCGTTGTTCGGATCGACCGATACCCCGCCCCAGTTCATGCCACCCAGAGAACCCGGGAAGGCCAGCGACAGGTCGGTATCCGGCGCAGTGTAGAGCCCCTCGTAGCGCATCGACTTGAAGCCGATGCGGCAGATGAGCTGGTCGAAGGGGGTGGCGCCCCACATGTCGGCCTCGGTCAGCGTCCGGGTGCCGATCTGCGGCATGCCGACCGACAGGGGCTGGGTCAGCGCATAGGGCTCGTCGGGGATGGTCGCGGGCTTGACGGGGATCTCCTGCACCTCGGTCAGCGGCTTGCCGGTCTGGCGGTCGAGCACGTAGATCTGCCCGGCCTTGGTGGCGATCACCAGCGCCGGCACGCGCGCGCCGCCTTCGGCCGAGAAGTCGATCAGCGTCGGCGCCATCGGCAGGTCGAAGTCCCACAGGTCGTTGTGGACCGTTTGGTAGTCCCATTTCAGCCGGCCAGTGGTGGCGTCCAGCGCCATGATCGAGGCGCCGTAGCGGTGGTCCTCCTCGGTCCGGGTGGCGCCGTAGAGATCGACCGAGGGCGAGCCCAGCGGCAGGAAGACCGTGTTCGAGGCCGGGTCGTAGGTCGAGCCCGCCCAGACGTTGGCCGAGGACCGGGTATAGGTCTCGCCCGGCTGCAATTCGCGATTCGGCGTGGCCGAGCCGGTGTCGAAGGCCCAACGCTGCGCGCCGGTGATGACGTCGAAGCCCCGGATCACGCCGCCCGGCATGTCCACCTGCACGTTGTCGGCGACGCGG from Paracoccus aminovorans harbors:
- a CDS encoding ABC transporter permease encodes the protein MSPPEEPPRLPQRLRAEALDLVRGVAEALRWLGRRPTHVWLRLLVLLLVLGLWSWGAEVLPRGFFASPSETLQAFGEMLHDYRNDYGRALGDTLAVFLGGLALAALIGIPAGLLLGAVPLLGRSLNPYLNALAAVPLIALMPLAILWLGLGPGAKLAMVALGAVMPILINSYTGMRGTDPALVEMARAHGVGSWRRLIRIALPSALHPVMAGLRLGAATGLVTAVIADIYMSMTGLGALLISYGNSFRMGPYLVVVLTLAGIGIGTTGLLALAELLLTPRPARRRLFP
- a CDS encoding ABC transporter ATP-binding protein — protein: MAGPLLQVEDLRHRYAGGPEVLRGLSFALEAGRICVVLGPSGCGKTTLLRLVAGLMAPTAGRVLVDGRPPRPGRDTAMIFQQPRLLPWHTVAQNLALVLPRRGRADRIAALLSRVGLSDTADLYPEELSSGMQQRIALVRSLAVPAPLLLMDEPFANLDDAARARMQHEVRRAVATEPRRGVLFVTHSTAEAEALADEVIRLGTPPAGSSQQG
- a CDS encoding BKACE family enzyme translates to MMRLPRIMLAPNGARRTKADHPRLPMTVAELIEETRMAVAAGADGLHAHVRDAEGRHSLDAGLYRELLAETDRAFPGLFVQVTTESAGIYPAARQRALVRDLKPRHVSIALREMLADGETGQTADLFAFCADEGIDVQHILYDENDCRDFLRLRDQGVVPGGPAQVLHVLGRYSEAQVSDPAEVPRRAAMLAGQALDWGLCAFGRNETACLLETLRQGGKARIGFENNLQQPDGSIAESNAARVRDLAARL
- a CDS encoding membrane-bound PQQ-dependent dehydrogenase, glucose/quinate/shikimate family; this translates as MTFTTQPIPSVARAWLWLLGAVLLAAGLFFVVGGGRLLSLGGSWYFVIAGIVLMLSAIQIFRARPAGAWLYLAAFAGTILWALFEVGLDYWGLVSRLLAMTFGAAVVTASLPILNRAAGRAARPAPPLVAALVLLAAGAAGFGSMFRIHPEVAAAAPAAQPVAVAPDAPADWAHYGNGTANTRFAALDQITPANIDRLEVAWTYRTGDVPLSTGSGAEDQSTPLQVGDKLFLCTPKNNVIALDADTGAEIWRRDINANVGGVWERCRGLAYFDAAAPLEQPTAPGATPVPVATLPEGAGCQRRIIMNSIDARLFAIDADTGALCEGFGKGGAVDLKEGIGDVANIAYYTLTSAPTVAGTTVVIGGRVADNVQVDMPGGVIRGFDVITGAQRWAFDTGSATPNRELQPGETYTRSSANVWAGSTYDPASNTVFLPLGSPSVDLYGATRTEEDHRYGASIMALDATTGRLKWDYQTVHNDLWDFDLPMAPTLIDFSAEGGARVPALVIATKAGQIYVLDRQTGKPLTEVQEIPVKPATIPDEPYALTQPLSVGMPQIGTRTLTEADMWGATPFDQLICRIGFKSMRYEGLYTAPDTDLSLAFPGSLGGMNWGGVSVDPNNDLLFVNDMRLGLWVQMVPQQAEAALSDGGESPNVGMGQVPLGGTPYAVVKNRFLSPLGIPCQKPPYGTLTAVDLKTRSVAWQVPVGTVRDTGPLGIKMRLPIPVGLPTLGGTLATQGGLVFMAGTQDYYLRAWDAATGQEIWKSRLPVGSQGGPMSYRSPKTGRQYVVISAGGARQSMDRGDYVIAYALPETN
- a CDS encoding ABC transporter substrate-binding protein, with product MLRILALLALLAGAAAADPFRIIVTDLETPLVPNAVLNLAAQEDYFDRAGVEVELVHVRQTPMAVAALQAGQGEMANISVEALLSLHAEGANDIVAVHSSDKALPFVIAARKGVTLGTMAGTRFGIGQPGSLDQTLSAAVLGAKGVSLGALVQVPLGQPAVRGQALMAGRIDATTLSIGSYLSLPDRDGLQLLVGVEDYFRAAAVVSKVNVVARATLAGRAQDLDRVLEALTLAARDYAGDPALWVAAMERARPDVAPATLTELAGYYRASWTVNGGLQRDELLHAQTWYSHGMERNTRWIVDPAKWMDFAPMDRVLARIGVSDLGDPVSR
- a CDS encoding aspartate aminotransferase family protein, which codes for MTRILHRSIGPDLPRAVSGQGVYITDAAGRRYIDGSGGAAVTSIGHGNAEVLEAMRAQMDRIAYAHTSFFTTDAAESLADRLVELAPEGLDYVYLVSGGSEAVEAALKMARQYCVEIGQPQRRHIIARRQSYHGNTIGALATGGNAWRRAQFQPILPETHHVSPCYAWRDQRPDETAQDYAARLAQELEDKILELGADQVIAFVAEPVVGATLGAVPAVEGYFRRIREVCDRYGVLLILDEVMCGMGRTGTIFAHEQEGVVPDIVTVAKGLGGGYQPIGAVLLSAKIYDAFRDGSGLFQHGHTYIGHPVAAAAAGKVVEIMTRPGMMDNVQAMGLRLREGLKAALGEHPNIGDIRGRGLFCGVELVADRDSKQPLDPGLKTHAKIKREAMARGLMCYPMGGTIDGIRGDHVLLAPPYIIQPDEVDQIVDRLAAAIRAAVG